From the Arthrobacter sp. PM3 genome, one window contains:
- a CDS encoding DUF1365 domain-containing protein produces the protein MSTPTAPRPPAIYRTEISHVRRTPLHNAFTYRSYSWYVDVDHLPELPRLLRPLAGFRVSDHLGDPDGTLRGNVERYLDLQGIGLDGGRITMLASARVFGHVFNPLSVFWCHDAAGKLRCVVAEVHNTYGERHCYLLETDSSGRARVPKAFYVSPFNDVDGEYRMKLPEPGDRLAVSIVLEREGHRPFVATLDGVRHGATPRNILAAALAVPLAPLRVAAQIRWQGIKLWARRLPIIKRPDHPAQEAVQ, from the coding sequence ATGAGCACTCCCACGGCACCCCGGCCTCCGGCCATCTACCGCACGGAGATCTCGCATGTACGGCGCACACCGCTGCACAACGCCTTCACGTACCGCAGCTACAGCTGGTACGTGGACGTCGACCACCTCCCGGAACTGCCGCGCCTGCTCCGGCCGCTGGCCGGCTTCCGCGTCAGCGACCACCTCGGCGACCCGGACGGCACGCTGCGCGGCAACGTGGAACGGTACCTCGACCTCCAAGGAATTGGCCTCGACGGCGGCCGCATCACCATGCTGGCCAGCGCCCGGGTGTTCGGGCACGTGTTCAACCCGCTCAGCGTCTTCTGGTGCCACGACGCCGCCGGCAAGCTCCGCTGCGTCGTCGCCGAGGTCCACAACACCTACGGCGAACGGCACTGCTACCTCCTCGAAACGGACAGCAGCGGCCGCGCCCGCGTTCCGAAGGCGTTCTACGTCTCGCCCTTCAACGACGTCGACGGCGAGTACCGCATGAAGCTCCCCGAACCCGGGGACCGGCTCGCCGTCTCGATCGTCCTGGAGCGCGAAGGCCACCGGCCCTTCGTCGCCACCCTGGACGGCGTCCGGCACGGAGCGACCCCGCGGAACATCCTGGCCGCGGCGCTCGCCGTTCCCCTGGCGCCCTTGCGCGTCGCCGCACAGATCCGCTGGCAGGGCATCAAGCTGTGGGCCCGCCGCCTGCCCATTATCAAAAGACCAGACCACCCCGCACAGGAGGCAGTTCAGTGA